One stretch of Tepidibacter hydrothermalis DNA includes these proteins:
- a CDS encoding KH domain-containing protein, which yields MRELVEKIAKSLVDNPDEVVVKETEGTHSIIIELRVAQEDMGKVIGKQGRIAKAIRTLVKSAAIKQNKQVSVEIVQ from the coding sequence ATGAGAGAATTGGTAGAAAAAATAGCTAAATCTCTAGTTGATAACCCTGATGAAGTTGTTGTTAAAGAGACAGAAGGAACACACTCTATAATCATAGAACTTAGAGTTGCCCAAGAAGACATGGGTAAGGTTATAGGAAAACAAGGTAGAATAGCTAAAGCTATTAGAACCTTAGTTAAATCTGCAGCTATTAAGCAGAATAAACAAGTTAGTGTTGAAATTGTTCAATAA
- the rpsP gene encoding 30S ribosomal protein S16, which produces MAVKIRLKRMGANKKPFYRIVVADSRSPRDGKFIEEIGYYNPVSQPKQIKINDERASKWLNDGAQPTDTVKSLFKKNGIME; this is translated from the coding sequence ATGGCAGTTAAGATAAGATTAAAAAGAATGGGTGCTAACAAGAAACCTTTTTATAGAATAGTTGTTGCTGATTCTCGTTCTCCGAGAGATGGTAAGTTCATCGAAGAAATCGGATACTACAATCCAGTTTCTCAACCAAAGCAAATCAAAATAAATGATGAGAGAGCTTCTAAATGGTTAAACGATGGTGCTCAACCAACTGATACTGTTAAGTCTTTATTTAAGAAAAACGGAATTATGGAATAG
- the ffh gene encoding signal recognition particle protein, whose amino-acid sequence MIFEGLAEKLQNTLGKLKSKGKLNEKDVKDAMREVKLALLEADVNFKVVKEFVNKVKERAVGQEVMESLTPGQHVIKIVNEELTDLMGNVQSKISFASKPPTVIMLVGLQGAGKTTTGGKLGGLLKKQGKKPLLVACDVYRPAAIKQLQVVGNQLEIPVFSMGDKESPVNIAKEGINHALSHNNDVVIIDTAGRLHIDELLMDELKNIKTEVKPHEILLVIDSMTGQDAVNVAENFNEALGIDGVVLTKLDGDTRGGAALSVRSVTRKPIKFIGMGEKLDDLEAFHPDRMASRILGMGDVLSLIEKAEQAIDVKKAKELEAKIKNQEFDFEDFLTQMEQVKNLGPLNKIMEMIPGMSGSKELKNLSFDDKEIRRIEAIIKSMTKKERRDPSILNASRRRRIANGSGTKVHEVNRLVKQFEQTKKMMKQFGNLEKSMKKGGKMKLPFFGNKL is encoded by the coding sequence ATGATTTTTGAAGGATTAGCAGAGAAGCTTCAAAATACTCTTGGGAAATTAAAGAGCAAGGGTAAATTGAATGAAAAAGATGTTAAAGATGCTATGAGAGAGGTAAAACTTGCACTTCTTGAGGCTGATGTTAACTTTAAGGTTGTAAAAGAGTTTGTAAATAAAGTTAAAGAAAGAGCAGTAGGCCAAGAGGTAATGGAAAGCTTAACTCCAGGACAGCATGTAATAAAGATAGTTAATGAAGAACTTACAGATTTAATGGGAAATGTTCAAAGTAAAATAAGCTTTGCGTCAAAGCCTCCCACTGTAATAATGTTAGTTGGACTTCAAGGAGCAGGTAAAACTACTACTGGAGGAAAACTAGGAGGATTACTTAAGAAACAAGGTAAAAAACCTTTATTAGTAGCCTGTGACGTATACAGACCAGCGGCTATTAAACAGCTACAAGTTGTAGGTAATCAACTTGAAATACCTGTGTTTTCAATGGGAGATAAAGAAAGTCCTGTTAATATAGCAAAAGAAGGAATTAACCATGCACTAAGTCATAATAATGATGTTGTTATTATAGATACTGCTGGTAGACTTCATATAGATGAACTTTTAATGGATGAATTAAAGAATATAAAAACTGAGGTTAAACCTCATGAGATACTATTAGTTATAGATTCTATGACAGGTCAAGATGCTGTAAATGTTGCAGAAAACTTCAATGAAGCATTAGGAATAGATGGAGTTGTTCTTACTAAACTAGATGGAGATACTAGAGGTGGAGCAGCGCTTTCGGTAAGATCTGTTACAAGAAAGCCTATAAAGTTTATAGGTATGGGAGAAAAGCTTGATGATTTAGAAGCGTTTCATCCTGATAGAATGGCATCTAGAATTCTTGGAATGGGAGATGTTCTATCATTAATAGAAAAAGCTGAACAAGCTATAGATGTTAAAAAAGCTAAAGAATTAGAAGCAAAGATTAAAAATCAAGAATTTGATTTTGAAGATTTCTTAACTCAAATGGAACAAGTAAAGAATTTAGGTCCTTTGAATAAGATAATGGAAATGATTCCTGGAATGAGTGGATCAAAAGAGCTAAAAAATCTAAGCTTTGATGATAAAGAAATTCGTAGAATAGAAGCTATCATAAAGTCGATGACAAAAAAAGAAAGAAGAGATCCATCAATTCTAAATGCAAGTAGAAGAAGAAGGATTGCAAATGGTAGCGGAACTAAGGTACATGAGGTTAATAGACTGGTAAAGCAGTTTGAGCAGACAAAAAAAATGATGAAGCAATTTGGAAATTTAGAAAAGAGTATGAAAAAGGGAGGAAAAATGAAACTTCCTTTCTTTGGAAATAAATTATAA
- the ylxM gene encoding YlxM family DNA-binding protein yields MELNKVIEMGILFDFYKELLTEKQREAVNLYYYEDYSLGEISENLEISRQGVYDTLKRAEKILQDYEKKLNLVEKFNKRNKLMESLYEKVVDIKEEIKVDNNFNGLVPKIENLEEICRELLR; encoded by the coding sequence ATGGAATTAAATAAAGTCATAGAGATGGGTATTTTATTCGATTTTTATAAAGAACTTTTAACTGAAAAACAAAGAGAAGCAGTCAATCTATACTACTATGAGGATTATTCATTAGGTGAGATTAGCGAAAATCTTGAAATTTCAAGACAAGGGGTTTATGACACTTTAAAAAGAGCTGAAAAGATTTTACAGGATTACGAAAAAAAACTAAATCTCGTAGAAAAATTCAATAAAAGAAATAAGCTAATGGAAAGCTTGTATGAAAAAGTTGTTGATATAAAAGAAGAAATTAAAGTTGATAATAATTTTAATGGTTTAGTCCCTAAGATTGAAAATTTAGAAGAAATTTGTAGGGAGTTGTTGAGATGA
- the ftsY gene encoding signal recognition particle-docking protein FtsY, whose amino-acid sequence MFKKIFDKFKKKDQQIEQEIQEQEIEQEIEEQEIEEEIQEIEQEIQESKEDEVQPNEEEIIEEHEEEELKVDEISVDEYVEQDLEEVVEEKLEELKKEETKKEEIKEVEEVKEEVEEVKEEVEEVKEEVEEEESKVSLFSRLKDGLSKTKKGITDRVDQLLKSYVKIDEELFEDLEEILITSDVGVNTTMDIVEQLKDRVKSKKITDAIHVRDELKEILSDMLGDEQSNLNIEPSPAIILVVGVNGVGKTTTIGKMANRFKKEGKNVLLAAGDTFRAAAIDQLEVWADRVGVDIIKHSEGSDPGAVIFDAIAAAKSRKADVLICDTAGRLHNKKNLMNELGKVFKIVDREYPQASKEVLLVVDATTGQNAISQAKVFKEAANITGIVLTKLDGTAKGGVVLAVKSELNVPVKLIGVGEQMEDLQDFNSKDFVKALFGDEN is encoded by the coding sequence ATGTTTAAAAAGATATTTGATAAGTTCAAGAAAAAAGATCAACAAATAGAACAAGAAATTCAAGAGCAGGAGATAGAACAAGAAATTGAAGAGCAAGAAATAGAAGAAGAGATTCAGGAAATTGAACAAGAAATACAAGAATCTAAAGAAGATGAAGTTCAACCAAATGAAGAAGAGATTATAGAAGAACATGAAGAAGAGGAACTTAAAGTAGATGAAATAAGTGTTGATGAATATGTTGAACAGGATTTAGAAGAAGTAGTAGAGGAAAAATTAGAAGAACTTAAAAAAGAAGAAACTAAAAAAGAAGAAATAAAAGAAGTTGAAGAAGTTAAAGAGGAAGTTGAAGAAGTTAAAGAGGAAGTTGAAGAAGTTAAAGAGGAAGTTGAAGAGGAAGAATCTAAAGTAAGTTTGTTTTCAAGACTTAAAGATGGATTATCTAAAACTAAAAAAGGTATAACAGATAGAGTGGATCAACTTTTAAAATCATATGTAAAAATAGATGAAGAACTATTCGAAGATTTAGAAGAAATACTTATAACATCTGATGTAGGTGTTAATACTACAATGGATATTGTAGAGCAGCTTAAAGATAGAGTGAAAAGTAAAAAAATAACTGATGCAATACATGTTAGAGATGAACTTAAGGAAATACTTTCTGATATGTTAGGTGATGAACAATCAAATCTTAACATAGAACCATCTCCAGCTATTATATTAGTTGTAGGAGTTAATGGAGTAGGAAAGACTACTACTATAGGGAAAATGGCTAACAGATTTAAGAAAGAAGGAAAAAATGTATTATTAGCAGCAGGAGATACATTTAGAGCAGCAGCCATTGATCAATTAGAAGTTTGGGCAGATAGAGTTGGAGTAGATATTATAAAGCATTCAGAGGGATCAGATCCTGGAGCTGTAATATTTGATGCAATAGCTGCAGCAAAATCTAGAAAAGCAGATGTATTGATTTGTGATACAGCTGGTAGACTTCATAACAAAAAAAATCTTATGAATGAATTAGGAAAGGTATTTAAAATTGTAGATAGAGAATATCCTCAAGCTAGTAAAGAAGTTTTACTAGTAGTAGATGCTACAACGGGTCAAAATGCAATCTCTCAAGCAAAGGTGTTTAAAGAGGCTGCTAACATAACTGGTATAGTACTTACAAAACTTGATGGAACTGCAAAAGGTGGAGTTGTGCTTGCTGTTAAATCAGAACTTAATGTACCTGTTAAACTAATAGGAGTTGGAGAACAAATGGAAGATCTTCAAGATTTTAACTCAAAAGATTTTGTAAAAGCATTATTTGGTGACGAAAATTAA